In the genome of Abyssalbus ytuae, the window TCCATAACCGCAACAAAGTCTTTGCTTCTGTGTGATATTTCTATTAGGGAAAGTCCTAAACCATTAAAATCTAAAACCGCCTCAGAAGCTTTTTTCATAACTTCCTGTGGTAATATACAAGGCCCGGCGCTAAAGTTGTGTTTTTTCATATTTATAAAGAAGTCAGGTTTTAAAATCAGTGCAAAGGTGCTAAATTATATATTAAAATATGTTACCAACAGTATAATAATTTTGTTAAACTTCTAACAAAAACCTGATAGTATCCACCCCGTCCGCATAATCCCAAAGTTCCGGTTTTTGTGTTTGGCCAAATTTAATTTCTTCTTCATCAAATCCATTGGAAACAATACATTGTATTTTATCCTTTTCTGTGTTGAATTTGTTTTTTAAAGATTCTGCATCTGTGTAATATTCATAAAAAACAGTGGCTATAGGAGAGGCGTAATTTTGATCTTCCTTCAACATCAGAAAGCCGTTTTCAAGAACATTGAACAAACTCATCAAGTATACTGCCTTATTGTAATCGTAATTATTAGTGTATTTTTTTTCATTAATAATATTGTTGAATTTGTATATGGCATCAAAAAAATTATCAAAATTATAATTCAAAGGGACGAATATTTTGGAAACATTTCTACAACCCAATCCGTAGTATCTAAAAATATCTTCTCCTAATAATTCCAATTGTTCTTTGGTTTCTTCACCACTTAAAACTGCAACAGAATTTCTGTTTTTTCTTATGATGCTTGGTTTATTTTTAAAATAATATTCGAAATAACGTGATGTGTTGTCACTGCCTGTTGCAATTACTGCATCATATTTTTCAAGTTTTTCTTCAGTAAATTTTATCTTTCCTTTAAAAGAGGGTTCTATATATTCTAAATATTTTGCCAGGTAGGGTAGAAGATATTTATCATTTGATGATAATTTTACTATAATTGAATGGCCGGTAATTAAAACACAAATAAAATCATGAAACCCTACCATGGGTATATTTCCTGCCATTATAACTGCTACAGTTTTTGGATTTACTGTATTCAAATTATAATTAGACAGCCATTTTTTTAAATTATTTTCTTTAAGTGCAACCGACCATTGATGGAAAGCAAAGTCTAAATTTTCGTTTGTAAACCAGCCATTGTTTTCTTCAGCCAATTTTATTTGATGCTTAAACCCGGAAATAAAATCATCACTATTGTTAAAATTTGAAATATTTTCATTAGTGTTTTGTGAAAAAAGGGATAAAAATTCTCCCAGTTTAACAAAAGCTTGTATTCTGTTACCAATTTCACTCATTATATTTGTGTAAAATTCCTGTTGGAATTATTTTTGTGCGCAAATTTACATAATTGAAAAAGAAAAAGCTATGGCTATTATTATAACAGATGAATGTATTAACTGTGGAGCTTGTGAACCGGAATGCCCAAATACAGCTATTTATGAGGGTGCGGATGACTGGAGATACAGTGACGGAACTTCTTTGAAAGGTGATGTTGTTTTACCAGATGGCAAGCAGGTTGATGCAGATGAGGCCCAGGAGCCTGTAAGTGATGAAATATATTATATTGTACCTGATAAATGTACCGAATGCAAAGGGTTTCATGAAGAACCCCAGTGTGCGGCTGTTTGCCCGGTAGATTGTTGTGTGCCGGATGATGATCATGTTGAAAGTGAAGAGGAATTATTGGCTAAACAACATTTTATGCATGGAGAATAAATTTTAGCGGAATAAAGATTTAAAAGAGCCGGAACCAAATTCCCGGCTCTTTTTTTAGATTTTCTATTAAAAGCTAACATTTAACCTGGCATAGTAATAGGCTCCGCCAAATCCCATTTGTACTGAATCCCAGTAACCACCTGCTTCTGTCCAATCATCCTGCTGGTCAGGATAAACATTGAACAGGTTATTACTGCCAATATTCAGTTTTAGGTTATCGGAAAATTTAAATCCTAAGTTAAGATCGGTTACTATTTTAGGGTCATATCTGTCCACAGCACCTTCCAGTAATGCAGCATAAGAAGAATAGTTTAAATCTGATGGGTTTTCGTACACTTGAAAATCCAGAAGTTCAATTTCACTAAACCTTGTGATTCCGATAGCTACATCAAACCAATTTTTTTCATAATTAACATTAAGGGTTAGTTTGCTTCGCGGAGCAGACGCCAGTAAGAAAGCTTTGTCTCTTTCTCCAAAGAATGTTTGTTCATCTAAGTCGCCATTCTTCACATCGGTTATATACATGTTGTTGATATTCCCGACAAAAGAAGCTCCTATAGAACCGTTATCAATGGCTTTTCGCCAGGATACCACCATGTCAAGGCCAGTGGTTTCAGTATCAACACCGTTAGCGAAAAACTGTGCAGCTTCTACATTGGGTATTGAAGGTGCATCAAAATTTCCGGTTAACACAATCCTGTCTTTTACATTAATCAAGTACCCATCTACAGTAGCTGTGAATTCACCAAAATTGGCAGTAAACCCTACCGCTGCATTAAATGCTTTTTCCTCTTTAAGCGGACCAATACCAAAGGATGCAGTTACGGGGCTATTGTTTGGGGATAAAAGAGATTCGAGAGCCTCCCCTCCAACAAAGTTTGTAAATTTTAAATTGTAATATATCTGCGCAAGGGAAGGAGCCCTGAAGCCAGTACTCACAGATCCTCTTAAATTTATATTGTCAGAAGCTTTAATTCTTGTTGCAAGTTTACCATTTATTGTGCTTCCGAAATCGCTGTAATTTTCAAACCTTGCAGCCGCACTTAAAAGGAGACTTTCCGTAAGGTCAAACTCAGCATCGGTGTATAATGATAAATTTGTCCTGCTTCTGTCTACCTCATTTGCGGGACCGTATCCGGGAAAACCCTGTGAACCACCCGGCCGGGGGTCACCTGTCACAGGATCTACAGGTTGTTGCTGATTGGCAGGATCGGTAATAAGAATTCCATTTTCGTCATATATTCCCCAGGAAGTTTCTTCTCCTGCAAAAATTATAAAGTTTTCTGTTCTGTATTCTGCACCAAAAGCAAGGTTCATTCCTTCCAGTACATCATCATAATATTTTGAAACGTCTAGATTTATTGTATTCTGGCTCAGGCTATGACCTCCTGCATCAAAATCGGTAGGAGAGACTTCTTCCAGCGAAGCGTTCAATGTACCTTTTATGAAATAATGAAAGTTATTTTTCCCATATGTATTACTAATATCAATTTTCCATCCACTGGAAGTTTCGGTCCTGAAACCTGCAGCAATAGAGTTGTCTGTAATATTAGAAGTGATTCGGGGAGTAAAACCATCGGGATAAATACTTATTACATTTCGTGCTGTAGGATTATTCCTTGTGAATGCGAAAGCATCGGTATCCCTGTAGTTTCGTCCTCCGAATGCATAGAAGCTTGATTTTTCAGAAACAGGAATCATTATATTACCAAAGAAATTAAAACCGTCTATGGCAGCTTCACCAAAACCTTTTCTAAAATCGAAGGCAGGACGTAAAGTTTTGTTTTTGCTTAAGAATTCTGCAGAAAAATTGGCATAACCGTTTTCGCCTATGGCAAGGCCATAATTGGTCATTATTTTTACAGAACCTCCGTCAAAGTCTTTATCCTTGCCAATCTGATTACCATCTTTTTCAGTGTCTAACCTAAATCCATCGGTATTCCAAACCCCATAATCATCTTCCTGAAAAGCGCTGATGTCTACATCGGCGTTGGCATTATAAAACCCATAACTTACAGATCCTGTAAAAGTATCGACATTATCTTTTAAAACTATATTTATAACTCCGGCAATTGCATCGGAACCGTATTGTGCTGAGGCTCCATCCCTAAGAACTTCTATACGTTTAATTGCGGATGACGGGATGGCATTTAAATCAGTTCCCGTGTTACCACGTCCACGGGTACCGAAAATATTTATTAAAGATGACTGATGTCTTCTCTTTCCATTTATAAGTACCAGGGTTTGGTCCGGGCCTAATCCTCTCAAAGAAGCCGGATCAATGTGGTCGGCTCCGTCCGATCCCGATTGTTTGTTGGCGTTAAATGAAGGAGCAGCATATTGAAGTAATTCATTAACTTCCACTTTTCCAATTTGAGTAGCTACTTCCTGTATATCAATTACATCAATCGCAACGGGAGTGTCTACAGCTGTTCTTTTAGGGCTACGGGATCCAACAATTTGTATTTCGTCTAATATTAAACCTTCTGTAAGGATAACATTTATAATTTGTTGACCGGAGACTTCCACTTCTGTAGTTGTAAAACCAATGTAACTAAACACTAAGGTTGCATCATTTTTGACTGAAATGGAATATTTTCCGTCAAAGTCTGAAGTCGTTCCATTGGAAGTTCCCTTTTCAATAATATTTACCCCCACCAGGGGTTGCCCTTCCTCATCGGTAATTGTTCCTGCAATTTGTAACTGGGAAAAAATTAAAGAAGTGTGAAAAAAAAATGTAATGGTTAAAATGAGAAAATTTTTCATAGAGTTTTGAATTAGTAAGATTATTTCTTATAAAAATAAGTATAAATTCTTGTTAATTTAACATTAAGCTTTTATAGGCTTATTTTTTATGAAAATGGTATATTTGCCCCTCAAAAATTAATATTTTATGAAAGCAGGTATCGTAGGATTACCAAATGTTGGAAAATCAACGTTATTTAATTGTCTCTCTAATGCAAAAGCCCAGAGCGCCAATTTTCCTTTTTGTACTATTGAGCCCAATTTAGGGGTGGTAAATGTTCCGGATGCAAGACTTGAAAAACTGGAAGAACTTGTGAATCCGGAAAGGGTAGTTCCTGCTACTGTTGAAATTGTAGATATAGCGGGTTTGGTAAGAGGAGCGAGTAAAGGAGAAGGACTTGGCAACCAGTTTTTAGGTAATATAAGGGAGTGTAATGCAATTATTCATGTATTACGCTGTTTTGATAATGACAATATTGTTCACGTAGACGGGAGTGTAAACCCTATTCGTGATAAAGAAACGATAGATATCGAATTGCAGTTAAAAGACCTTGAAACTGTAGAAAAAAGATTGGAAAAAGTAAATAGGTCTGCAAAATCGGGTGATAAAGAAGCAATCAAAGAACAGGAGTTGTTAAATAAGTTTAAAACTTCTTTGGAAAGTGGAATATCGGCACGTGCAGTGGATTTAAATGAAGACGAAATGGAGTTTATGAAAAGTTTTCAGTTACTTACATCAAAACCCATACTTTATGTGTGTAATGTTGATGAAGCCTCTGCAAAAACAGGAAATAAATATGTAGAACAAGTTAAGGAAGCCGTTAAAGATGAAAATGCAGAGATAATTGTGCTGGCAGTAGCTACTGAAGCTGATATTGCTGAACTGGAAAGCTATGAAGAGAGACAAATGTTTTTGGAAGATATAGGACTTGACGAAGCCGGAGTGGCTAAACTCATAAGAGCAGCATATAAACTCCTTAACCTTCAAACGTACTTTACAGCTGGAGTGAAAGAGGTACGTGCCTGGACAATTCCAATAGGCTCTACGGCACCACAGGCAGCCGGGGTAATTCACACCGATTTTGAAAAAGGTTTTATCCGGGCAGAGGTTATAAGTTATACTGATTATGTTAATTATGGCACTGAATTTAAAGTGAAAGAAGCTGGTAAAATGAGAGTGGAAGGAAAAGAATACATTGTTAAAGATGGCGATGTAATGCACTTCAGGTTTAACGTATAAGCCAAATGATATATTTATGTATTATAAAAACACTTTGTTTAAATTTAAACAAAGTGTTTTATTTTTATGTAATATTTGTTTTTGCTTGTAGGGCCCTCAGATAATCTGTAGTTTAGATAAAAAATTAATGATGAAAACAACCAGATCAAAAATAAAGAGGGCGCCCAAAAGAGCTCAATATGATAAAGAATCAATTTATAAAATACTCGATAGCGATTTTCTTTGCCATGTAGGTATTATTCATAATGATCATCCGGTTGTAATCCCTACTTTATATGGGAGGAAAGATGATTGTATTTATATTCATGGAGCTTCGGTAAGTCGTTTGATTACAGAAATTGAAAAAGGTATTGAGGTTTGTATTTCAATAGCTAATGTTAAAGGCCTGGTTTTGGCACGTTCTGCATTTCATCATTCGGCAAATTATGAATCAGTGGTAATTTTTGGAAAAGGAGAACTGGTTAGCGAAGAAGAAAAAAATAAAGCTTTGAAAGTGATTTCCGATCAAATACTTGTGGGAAGATGGGAAGAAGTGAGGGAACCTTCGGATAAAGAACTGAAAGCAACCAAAGTAATCAAAATACAGATTGAAGAGGTATCGGCTAAAGTAAGAACGGGTGACCCTGTAGACGATACTGAAGATTATGAATTAGATATTTGGGCAGGAGTTCTTCCCGTTGAAAAAAAATTTGGGAATCCTGTTAATGATTCTAAACTGAAAAGAAATATAGAGGTTTCGCACAGTGTCAAAAAAGCTATAAGTTAGCTGTATTGGGAATCGTAATTTAAAAAAGGATAGAGGTTACTTCATAAAAAATCATACTACGTTTATGGTATGAGTAAATCAACCAGCAAACTTTTTATAATATTAACTGGCGTTTTAGGAATTGTTTTATTCTCTGCCAAAGCAGTAATGGTAAAACTTGCCTATAATTATAATGTATCCACGGTAAATTTACTGTTGTTCCGTATGATATTTTCTTTACCTTTTTATGTGTTGATGGCAATTTTATATAAACCTGACCGTACTGTTTACATAGAAAAGAAAAATTATCTCAGTTTGTTCTTTTTTGGATTTATAGGTTATTATTTAGCTAGTTTTTTTGATTTTTTAGGTTTACAATATATTAAAGCAAGTCTTGAACGAATAATACTATTTATATATCCCACTATAGTAATTGTTCTTTCCTGTTTATTTCTTAAAAAGAGAATTAAAAAAATTCAAATAGTTGCCATTATACTCACATATGTTGGGGTAGTACTGGCTTCCTGGGGTGATTTTTCGGTTCAGGGAAATGAGTTTGCTACTGGAGCCTTGCTTATTTTTTTAAGTGCTTTAACCTATGCGTCATACCTGGTTGGTAGCGATTGGCTTATCCCAAAATTTGGAGTGATCACTTTTACATCTTATGCTATGATTGTATCTTGCTGTTGTGTGATTATTCACTATTTAATTTTTGAAAGAACACAGTTGTTAAATTATCATCAAAACGTGTATTTTTTGGGTCTTGGAATGGCGTTTTTATCAACAGTTATTCCATCTTATCTGGTTTCATATGCCATCAAAAAAATTGGGGCAGCCGATTTTTCAATATTGGGAAGTTTAGGACCTATTTCAACTATAATTTTAGCTAATATTTTTTTGGGAGAGGAAATATCTTTACTTCAATTTTTGGGTACACTTGTTGTAATTTTGGGAATTGTAATTATTTCAAAAAGTAAAAAATAGATAATCAGGTTCTTAACAATAGTTTTAATATTGTTGTTAATTACTTTAATTATGCTGTATTTTATTTTTTATAGTTATACGTTATATTAGCAAAAAAGCAGATAATTTCATGTCACAACAAGCACAGTATACTGAGGATAATATACGATCTCTTGACTGGAAGGAGCATATCCGTATGCGGCCGGGTATGTATATAGGAAAGCTGGGAGACGGATCTTCGGCAGATGACGGTATTTATATTCTTTTAAAAGAAGTATTGGATAACTGTATTGATGAGTTTGTAATGGGTGCAGGTAAAACCATTGAAATAGCAGTACAGGATAATAAAGTTACAGTTCGCGATTATGGGCGGGGCATTCCGCTTGGAAAAGTGGTGGATGTTGTTTCCAAAATGAACACGGGAGGTAAATATGATACACGGGCATTTAAAAAATCGGTAGGTCTTAATGGAGTAGGTACCAAAGCTGTGAATGCACTTTCTACTTATTTTCGGGTAGAGTCAACGCGAGAAGGAAAGGCTAAATCGGCAGAGTTTGAACAAGGAAACCTGGTGAAAGAAGAAGAACTTGTAGAAACTTCCCGAAGAAGAGGTACGAAAGTGTCTTTTATCCCTGATGAATCTATTTTTAAGCATTATAAATTCAGAAGTGAATATATTGAGAAAATGCTCAAAAATTATGTGTATCTCAATCCCGGGCTTACCATAGTTTTTAATGGAGAAAAATTTTACTCTGAAAACGGTTTAAAAGATTTATTGGAAGACACCACCAATGTAGACGATATGTTGTATCCTATTATTCACTTAAAAGGGAATGATATCGAAATAGCATTAACCCATAGCAAATCTCAATATAGCGAAGAGTACCACTCTTTTGTTAACGGACAACATACTACTCAGGGAGGAACACATCTTGCTGCTTTTAGAGAAGCTATTGTAAAAACCATACGAGACTTTTACGGGAAAAGTTATGATGCTTCCGATGTAAGAAAATCGATTATAGGGGCTATTTCCATAAAAGTAATGGAGCCGGTTTTTGAAAGCCAGACAAAAACAAAACTGGGTTCTACCGATATGGGTGGCGATTTGCCTACCGTAAGAACTTATATAAACGATTTTGTTGGAACACAACTTGATAATTTTTTGCATAAAAATCCCGAAATAGCAGAAAAAATACAACGTAAAATTTTACAGGCCGAAAGAGAACGAAAAGAATTATCGGGAATAAGAAAATTAGCTAAAGAAAGAGCCAAAAAAGCAAGTCTTCACAATAAGAAATTGAGGGATTGCAGAGCGCATTTAGGAGATATGAAAAATGACAGGCGCCTGGAAACAACCCTTTTTATCACCGAGGGAGATTCAGCTTCAGGATCTATCACCAAGTCAAGAGATGTTAATACTCAGGCGGTTTTCAGTCTCAGGGGCAAGCCCTTGAATACTTACGGAATGTCTAAAAAAATTGTGTATGAGAATGAAGAATTCAATTTATTGCAGGCAGCTTTAAATATAGAAGAATCTCTTGAAGATTTAAGGTATAACAATATTGTAATTGCTACTGATGCCGACGTGGACGGAATGCACATACGCTTACTTTTAATCACCTTCTTTTTACAGTTTTTTCCTGAACTTATTAAAGAAGGCCACCTTTATATTTTGCAAACACCTTTATTTCGGGTACGGAATAAAAAAGAAACTATCTATTGCTATAGTGAAGCAGAAAGGATTGCCGCTATAGAAAAATTAAAAGGAAAACCCGAAATTACACGGTTTAAAGGGTTGGGGGAAATATCACCGGATGAATTTAAGTTTTTTATCGGCGATGATATTAGGTTAGACCCTGTGATGTTAGATAAAACAATGTCTATTGAAGAATTGCTCCAGTTTTACATGGGAAAAAACACTCCTGACAGACAAGAGTTTATAATAAACAATCTAAAAGTTGAAATGGATGTAGTAGAGGAAAAAGAGGTTTAATTTTACAAATATTCTTTAAGCATGACTTATACAGCCAGCAGCCCTAGCTAATAAATATTTAAAGTATTAACCTGCTAAAAAAACAGATCCTTCTATGGATGATGATAATCAAAACATAAACAACGAAGAACAAAATAATGAAACCGGCCAGGATACGATAACACGTATCACCGGAATGTATAAAGATTGGTTTTTAGACTATGCGTCGTATGTTATTCTTGAAAGGGCTGTACCCGCTATAGAAGATGGGTTTAAGCCGGTACAACGCAGAATTATGCATTCTCTGAAAGAATTAGAAGATGGCCGTTATAATAAAGTGGCCAATATAGTGGGGCATACCATGCAATATCATCCGCATGGCGATGCCAGTATTGGTGATGCCATGGTACAAATAGGCCAAAAAGACCTTTTAATAGATACGCAGGGTAACTGGGGAAATATTTTAACAGGCGATAGTGCTGCGGCTCCGCGGTATATTGAGGCACGACTTTCAAAGTTTGGTTTGGAAGTTGTTTATAGTCCTAAAATTACCGAATGGCAGTTAAGTTATGACGGAAGAAAAAAAGAACCGGTTAATTTACCTGTAAAGTTTCCGCTTTTACTTGCCCAGGGAGCCGAAGGAATCGCGGTCGGCCTTTCAACCAAAATACTGCCACATAATTTTATTGAACTTATAGATGCTTCAATTAAACATTTAAAAGGTAAAAAGTTTGAAATTTATCCCGATTTTCCTACCGGGGGTATTATGGATGTTGAAAGCTATAATGATGGAAACAGGGGAGGAAAAATAAGGGTCCGGGCTAAAATATCCCAATTAGATAAAAGTACCCTTGTAATTACAGAGATACCTTTTGGAACGAATACATCTTCATTAATAGACTCCATACTTAAGGCTAATGATAAAGGAAAAATAAAAATTAAAAAAATAGAAGACAACACCGCCGCAGAAGTTGAAATCTTAGTGCATTTACCAGTAGGAATATCTCCGGATAAAACTATAGATGCATTATATGCCTTTACCGCCTGTGAAAGTTCTATTTCTCCCTTAGGTTGTGTTATTGAAGATAATAAACCCTTGTTTATAGGGGTCTCCGAAATGCTCCGGCGATCTACCGATAACACGGTAGAACTATTAAAGAGTGAACTTGAAATTCAACTGGAGGAACTGGAAGAACAATGGCACTTTGCTTCCTTAGAAAGAATCTTTATAGAAAACAGGATATATCGTGATATTGAAGAAGAAGAAACCTGGGAAGGGGTAATTAAAGCTATAGATGAAGGATTAAAACCTCACATAAAACATTTAAAACGGGCGGTAACAGAAGAAGATATCGTGAGGTTAACAGAAATAAGGATAAAACGTATTTCCAAATTTGATATTGATAAAGCCCAGCAAAAAATTGATGCTCTTGAAGAAGATATTGCCCAGGTAAAACATTATTTGGGACATCTTATTGAATACGCAATAGATTATTTTATCAGGTTAAAGAAAACCTACGGAAACGGCCGGGAACGAAAAACAGTAATACGAATATTTGATGATATAGAAGCCACAAAAGTTGTAATTAGAAATACCAAGTTATATGTTAACAGGGAAGAAGGCTTTATAGGAACTTCATTAAGAAGAGACGAATACGTTGGTGATTGTAGCGATATAGATGATATT includes:
- a CDS encoding acyl-CoA reductase codes for the protein MSEIGNRIQAFVKLGEFLSLFSQNTNENISNFNNSDDFISGFKHQIKLAEENNGWFTNENLDFAFHQWSVALKENNLKKWLSNYNLNTVNPKTVAVIMAGNIPMVGFHDFICVLITGHSIIVKLSSNDKYLLPYLAKYLEYIEPSFKGKIKFTEEKLEKYDAVIATGSDNTSRYFEYYFKNKPSIIRKNRNSVAVLSGEETKEQLELLGEDIFRYYGLGCRNVSKIFVPLNYNFDNFFDAIYKFNNIINEKKYTNNYDYNKAVYLMSLFNVLENGFLMLKEDQNYASPIATVFYEYYTDAESLKNKFNTEKDKIQCIVSNGFDEEEIKFGQTQKPELWDYADGVDTIRFLLEV
- a CDS encoding 4Fe-4S dicluster domain-containing protein; translated protein: MAIIITDECINCGACEPECPNTAIYEGADDWRYSDGTSLKGDVVLPDGKQVDADEAQEPVSDEIYYIVPDKCTECKGFHEEPQCAAVCPVDCCVPDDDHVESEEELLAKQHFMHGE
- a CDS encoding TonB-dependent receptor; this encodes MKNFLILTITFFFHTSLIFSQLQIAGTITDEEGQPLVGVNIIEKGTSNGTTSDFDGKYSISVKNDATLVFSYIGFTTTEVEVSGQQIINVILTEGLILDEIQIVGSRSPKRTAVDTPVAIDVIDIQEVATQIGKVEVNELLQYAAPSFNANKQSGSDGADHIDPASLRGLGPDQTLVLINGKRRHQSSLINIFGTRGRGNTGTDLNAIPSSAIKRIEVLRDGASAQYGSDAIAGVINIVLKDNVDTFTGSVSYGFYNANADVDISAFQEDDYGVWNTDGFRLDTEKDGNQIGKDKDFDGGSVKIMTNYGLAIGENGYANFSAEFLSKNKTLRPAFDFRKGFGEAAIDGFNFFGNIMIPVSEKSSFYAFGGRNYRDTDAFAFTRNNPTARNVISIYPDGFTPRITSNITDNSIAAGFRTETSSGWKIDISNTYGKNNFHYFIKGTLNASLEEVSPTDFDAGGHSLSQNTINLDVSKYYDDVLEGMNLAFGAEYRTENFIIFAGEETSWGIYDENGILITDPANQQQPVDPVTGDPRPGGSQGFPGYGPANEVDRSRTNLSLYTDAEFDLTESLLLSAAARFENYSDFGSTINGKLATRIKASDNINLRGSVSTGFRAPSLAQIYYNLKFTNFVGGEALESLLSPNNSPVTASFGIGPLKEEKAFNAAVGFTANFGEFTATVDGYLINVKDRIVLTGNFDAPSIPNVEAAQFFANGVDTETTGLDMVVSWRKAIDNGSIGASFVGNINNMYITDVKNGDLDEQTFFGERDKAFLLASAPRSKLTLNVNYEKNWFDVAIGITRFSEIELLDFQVYENPSDLNYSSYAALLEGAVDRYDPKIVTDLNLGFKFSDNLKLNIGSNNLFNVYPDQQDDWTEAGGYWDSVQMGFGGAYYYARLNVSF
- the ychF gene encoding redox-regulated ATPase YchF, which gives rise to MKAGIVGLPNVGKSTLFNCLSNAKAQSANFPFCTIEPNLGVVNVPDARLEKLEELVNPERVVPATVEIVDIAGLVRGASKGEGLGNQFLGNIRECNAIIHVLRCFDNDNIVHVDGSVNPIRDKETIDIELQLKDLETVEKRLEKVNRSAKSGDKEAIKEQELLNKFKTSLESGISARAVDLNEDEMEFMKSFQLLTSKPILYVCNVDEASAKTGNKYVEQVKEAVKDENAEIIVLAVATEADIAELESYEERQMFLEDIGLDEAGVAKLIRAAYKLLNLQTYFTAGVKEVRAWTIPIGSTAPQAAGVIHTDFEKGFIRAEVISYTDYVNYGTEFKVKEAGKMRVEGKEYIVKDGDVMHFRFNV
- a CDS encoding pyridoxamine 5'-phosphate oxidase family protein, which translates into the protein MKTTRSKIKRAPKRAQYDKESIYKILDSDFLCHVGIIHNDHPVVIPTLYGRKDDCIYIHGASVSRLITEIEKGIEVCISIANVKGLVLARSAFHHSANYESVVIFGKGELVSEEEKNKALKVISDQILVGRWEEVREPSDKELKATKVIKIQIEEVSAKVRTGDPVDDTEDYELDIWAGVLPVEKKFGNPVNDSKLKRNIEVSHSVKKAIS
- a CDS encoding DMT family transporter, with the protein product MSKSTSKLFIILTGVLGIVLFSAKAVMVKLAYNYNVSTVNLLLFRMIFSLPFYVLMAILYKPDRTVYIEKKNYLSLFFFGFIGYYLASFFDFLGLQYIKASLERIILFIYPTIVIVLSCLFLKKRIKKIQIVAIILTYVGVVLASWGDFSVQGNEFATGALLIFLSALTYASYLVGSDWLIPKFGVITFTSYAMIVSCCCVIIHYLIFERTQLLNYHQNVYFLGLGMAFLSTVIPSYLVSYAIKKIGAADFSILGSLGPISTIILANIFLGEEISLLQFLGTLVVILGIVIISKSKK
- a CDS encoding DNA topoisomerase IV subunit B, with the translated sequence MSQQAQYTEDNIRSLDWKEHIRMRPGMYIGKLGDGSSADDGIYILLKEVLDNCIDEFVMGAGKTIEIAVQDNKVTVRDYGRGIPLGKVVDVVSKMNTGGKYDTRAFKKSVGLNGVGTKAVNALSTYFRVESTREGKAKSAEFEQGNLVKEEELVETSRRRGTKVSFIPDESIFKHYKFRSEYIEKMLKNYVYLNPGLTIVFNGEKFYSENGLKDLLEDTTNVDDMLYPIIHLKGNDIEIALTHSKSQYSEEYHSFVNGQHTTQGGTHLAAFREAIVKTIRDFYGKSYDASDVRKSIIGAISIKVMEPVFESQTKTKLGSTDMGGDLPTVRTYINDFVGTQLDNFLHKNPEIAEKIQRKILQAERERKELSGIRKLAKERAKKASLHNKKLRDCRAHLGDMKNDRRLETTLFITEGDSASGSITKSRDVNTQAVFSLRGKPLNTYGMSKKIVYENEEFNLLQAALNIEESLEDLRYNNIVIATDADVDGMHIRLLLITFFLQFFPELIKEGHLYILQTPLFRVRNKKETIYCYSEAERIAAIEKLKGKPEITRFKGLGEISPDEFKFFIGDDIRLDPVMLDKTMSIEELLQFYMGKNTPDRQEFIINNLKVEMDVVEEKEV
- a CDS encoding DNA gyrase/topoisomerase IV subunit A, giving the protein MDDDNQNINNEEQNNETGQDTITRITGMYKDWFLDYASYVILERAVPAIEDGFKPVQRRIMHSLKELEDGRYNKVANIVGHTMQYHPHGDASIGDAMVQIGQKDLLIDTQGNWGNILTGDSAAAPRYIEARLSKFGLEVVYSPKITEWQLSYDGRKKEPVNLPVKFPLLLAQGAEGIAVGLSTKILPHNFIELIDASIKHLKGKKFEIYPDFPTGGIMDVESYNDGNRGGKIRVRAKISQLDKSTLVITEIPFGTNTSSLIDSILKANDKGKIKIKKIEDNTAAEVEILVHLPVGISPDKTIDALYAFTACESSISPLGCVIEDNKPLFIGVSEMLRRSTDNTVELLKSELEIQLEELEEQWHFASLERIFIENRIYRDIEEEETWEGVIKAIDEGLKPHIKHLKRAVTEEDIVRLTEIRIKRISKFDIDKAQQKIDALEEDIAQVKHYLGHLIEYAIDYFIRLKKTYGNGRERKTVIRIFDDIEATKVVIRNTKLYVNREEGFIGTSLRRDEYVGDCSDIDDIIVFTKNGKMMITKVDTKTFVGKNIIHVAVFKKKDKRTTYNMIYKDGKGGASYIKRFNVTAITRDKEYDLTQGKAGSDVLYFSANPNGEAEVVTIHLRQAGSIKKLKWDIDFADILVKGRQSRGNVVTKYTVKRVELKEKGISTLKPRKIWFDETVQRLNVDGRGELLGEFRGHDRLLVINQKGIIKTIIPELTTHFDNNMIVLEKWKPKKPISAIYYDGEKERYMVKRFLIENENKEELFITEHPKSQLELAATDWRPVAEIEFYKPRGKEAKPNMEVDLESFISVKGIKALGNQLTTEKIKNINLLDPLPYEEEEETDPEEMEVVDEENVSSNSEKESDNKNNKEEDDDGQTAIDFN